In Sphingobium sp. B2D3C, a genomic segment contains:
- the trmD gene encoding tRNA (guanosine(37)-N1)-methyltransferase TrmD, with translation MTFTAQILTLYPEMFPGPLGISLAGRALGEGAWSCAPIQIRDFATDKHKSVDDTPAGGGAGMVLRADVLARAVDHALDARPDLPVLAMTPRGTPITQARVRTLAEGPGATILCGRFEGFDERLFEGRPIEQVSMGDIILSGGEIGAFMLLDACIRLLPGVMGAASSGVEESFENGLLEYPQYTRPQEWEGRMIPEVLRSGDHAKIAAWRKQRAEDDTRLRRPDLWERYRNARD, from the coding sequence ATGACCTTCACTGCACAGATTCTCACCTTGTATCCGGAGATGTTTCCCGGGCCGCTCGGCATTTCGCTTGCCGGTCGGGCATTGGGGGAGGGGGCGTGGTCCTGCGCACCCATCCAGATCCGCGACTTCGCGACGGACAAGCACAAGAGCGTGGACGATACGCCGGCAGGCGGCGGGGCAGGCATGGTGCTGCGCGCCGATGTGCTGGCCCGGGCGGTCGATCATGCGCTGGATGCGCGCCCTGACCTGCCGGTGCTGGCAATGACGCCGCGCGGCACGCCGATCACGCAGGCGCGGGTTCGCACGCTGGCCGAGGGGCCGGGCGCCACGATTCTATGCGGGCGCTTCGAGGGCTTTGACGAGCGGCTGTTCGAAGGGCGGCCGATCGAACAGGTGTCGATGGGCGACATCATCCTCTCGGGCGGAGAAATCGGCGCTTTCATGCTGCTGGATGCTTGCATTCGCCTGCTTCCCGGCGTAATGGGCGCGGCTTCTAGCGGTGTCGAGGAGTCGTTTGAGAACGGCCTCCTTGAATATCCGCAGTATACCCGACCCCAGGAGTGGGAAGGGCGTATGATCCCTGAAGTGTTGCGATCGGGGGATCATGCGAAGATCGCCGCCTGGCGGAAACAACGGGCGGAGGATGACACACGGTTACGCAGGCCGGACCTCTGGGAGCGTTACAGGAACGCTCGGGACTGA
- a CDS encoding class I SAM-dependent methyltransferase yields MNAIVLDNEGIGCLPAPDCPLCGESGTQHYRDLRDPMFGAPGRWGLRICRDPHCGSGWIDPMPTPQSLATLYQSYHTHDQAPVIVAPEGAASHAPALRYRLLGLLPWWKHHYQSGLNYFAHRKPGVMLDVGCGSGGFLRSIVEAGWSAVGIDFDEQAVAVASQVRGAQVFATDIFDPRFDGKRFDGILLDNVIEHVPEPGRTIARCGELLAPGGRLVMITPNVDALGHRHFGEHWRGLETPRHLHLFTRRALRNLAVSNGLRSAKVFAKPSSRQFNFMVGASEEIMRTRGLRTRRWPVAKRLLRVKSLLSALLGGGEAEFLVCIADRPARPQSR; encoded by the coding sequence ATGAACGCGATTGTTTTGGACAATGAGGGTATTGGCTGCCTGCCCGCGCCGGATTGTCCCTTGTGCGGCGAATCGGGCACTCAGCACTATCGCGATCTGCGCGATCCGATGTTCGGCGCGCCGGGACGCTGGGGGCTGAGGATCTGTCGCGATCCGCACTGCGGCTCTGGGTGGATCGACCCCATGCCCACGCCGCAGAGCCTGGCGACGCTCTATCAATCCTACCATACCCATGACCAGGCACCGGTGATCGTGGCGCCGGAGGGGGCCGCCTCGCATGCGCCGGCTTTGCGCTATCGGCTTCTGGGCCTGCTGCCCTGGTGGAAGCATCACTACCAGTCGGGTCTCAATTACTTCGCGCACCGCAAGCCCGGCGTCATGCTGGATGTCGGCTGCGGGTCCGGCGGGTTCCTGCGGTCGATTGTCGAGGCGGGCTGGAGCGCCGTCGGGATCGACTTCGATGAACAGGCGGTAGCCGTGGCGTCGCAGGTGCGCGGCGCACAGGTCTTCGCGACCGATATTTTTGATCCGCGATTTGATGGGAAGAGGTTCGACGGCATCCTGCTCGACAATGTCATCGAGCATGTCCCCGAGCCCGGTCGCACGATTGCGCGGTGCGGTGAACTGCTCGCACCAGGCGGGCGGCTAGTGATGATCACGCCGAACGTCGATGCGCTGGGGCACCGCCATTTTGGGGAACATTGGCGGGGGCTGGAAACGCCCCGGCATCTGCATCTGTTCACCAGGCGCGCCCTGAGAAACCTGGCGGTCAGCAATGGCCTGCGGTCCGCCAAGGTTTTTGCCAAGCCCAGCTCGCGGCAGTTCAATTTCATGGTGGGCGCTTCGGAAGAGATCATGCGGACGCGCGGGCTGCGCACGAGGCGCTGGCCGGTCGCGAAGCGTCTCCTGCGGGTCAAGTCTCTCCTCTCGGCGCTTCTGGGCGGCGGGGAGGCCGAATTTTTGGTGTGCATCGCCGATCGTCCCGCACGTCCGCAATCCCGCTGA
- the rimM gene encoding ribosome maturation factor RimM (Essential for efficient processing of 16S rRNA), translating into MPVDRPVTLAAVIGAHGVTGEVRLKLFGDGPESLKRYKSFEAVGRTLTLKTVRDGSNGAVARFAEITDRNAAEALRGVELTVPRSALPPLEPGEYYHVDLIGLSCVAESAEAVGTVVAVENFGAGDVIEIEKPGGKRFMVPMLPEAVLDWNEERLVLSSLFLAD; encoded by the coding sequence TTGCCCGTGGATCGTCCCGTCACGCTCGCGGCTGTCATCGGCGCGCATGGCGTGACGGGGGAAGTGCGTCTCAAGCTCTTCGGCGATGGGCCGGAGAGCTTGAAGCGCTACAAGAGCTTCGAGGCGGTCGGTCGCACCCTCACGCTCAAGACGGTACGCGATGGCTCGAATGGCGCCGTCGCGCGTTTTGCGGAAATTACCGATCGCAATGCCGCCGAAGCCTTGCGCGGCGTGGAACTCACCGTTCCGCGCTCAGCGCTGCCCCCGCTCGAACCCGGCGAATATTATCATGTCGATTTGATCGGCCTGTCCTGCGTTGCCGAATCGGCTGAAGCGGTGGGGACGGTCGTGGCTGTCGAGAATTTCGGGGCCGGTGACGTCATCGAAATCGAGAAGCCCGGCGGAAAACGGTTCATGGTCCCCATGCTGCCGGAAGCGGTGCTCGACTGGAACGAGGAAAGACTTGTCCTGAGCAGTCTTTTCCTTGCAGACTGA
- the rpsP gene encoding 30S ribosomal protein S16, translating into MATSIRLSRGGSKKRPYYKIVVTDSRSPRDGRFIERIGSYNPLLAKDDEKRVVLDTERAKHWVSVGAQPTDRVARFLDAAGVKERAARNNPNKAEPGQKAKDRAEDKATKLAEAEEARKAAEEAANAPAEEPAAEAPAEEAPATEAAAEEQAEG; encoded by the coding sequence ATGGCAACCAGCATTCGCCTGTCGCGCGGTGGCTCCAAGAAGCGCCCCTATTACAAGATCGTGGTGACGGACAGCCGCTCGCCGCGCGATGGCCGCTTCATCGAGCGCATCGGCAGCTACAACCCGCTGCTCGCCAAGGATGACGAGAAGCGCGTCGTGCTCGACACCGAGCGCGCCAAGCACTGGGTGAGCGTCGGCGCCCAGCCGACCGACCGTGTCGCCCGCTTCCTCGATGCCGCAGGCGTCAAGGAGCGCGCCGCGCGCAACAACCCCAACAAGGCAGAGCCGGGCCAGAAGGCCAAGGACCGCGCCGAGGACAAGGCCACCAAGCTGGCCGAGGCCGAGGAAGCCCGCAAGGCTGCGGAAGAAGCCGCCAATGCTCCGGCTGAAGAGCCGGCTGCTGAAGCCCCCGCCGAGGAAGCACCCGCTACCGAGGCTGCCGCTGAAGAGCAGGCCGAAGGCTGA
- the ffh gene encoding signal recognition particle protein, translated as MFDSLSDRLGGVFEKLRGRGALTEADVRAAMREVRIALLEADVALPVVRAFVDKATERAVGSDVLRSVTPGQMVVKIVSDTLTETLGAETSELLIDVTPPAVIMMVGLQGSGKTTSTAKLAKRLKEKERKKVLMASLDVNRPAAQEQLAVLGTQTDVATLPIVPGQQPVDIARRALQSAKLQGFDVLMLDTAGRLHVDQALMDEMKAVADVATPAEILLVVDSLTGQDAVNVAKSFTEQVPLTGVVLTRMDGDARGGAALSMRAVTGQPIKFAGTGEKLDAIEPFHPARVAQRILGMGDVVSLVERAAETIQQEDADKLAKRMAAGKFDLNDLRAQLSQMQRMGGLGMLAGMIPGLKKAQAQMTNAGVNDKTLVHLDALIGSMTLKEREKPELLNAKRKIRVAKGAGLQVQDVNRLLKMHKEMETAMKKIKKMGGLKGLAKMFAGGGGGGGLGGLLGGGGGTPGAGQGDLSALKGLPGMPDMPKLPPGFQNFLKK; from the coding sequence ATGTTCGATAGTCTGAGCGATCGGCTCGGTGGGGTGTTCGAGAAGCTTCGGGGGCGCGGCGCGCTGACCGAGGCGGACGTGCGTGCCGCGATGCGCGAGGTCCGAATCGCCCTGCTGGAAGCCGACGTCGCCTTGCCGGTCGTGCGCGCGTTCGTCGACAAGGCGACCGAGCGCGCGGTGGGGTCGGACGTTCTGCGCTCGGTCACGCCGGGGCAGATGGTCGTCAAGATCGTCTCCGACACGCTGACCGAGACATTGGGCGCCGAGACCAGCGAGTTGTTGATCGACGTGACGCCACCGGCCGTCATCATGATGGTCGGCCTGCAGGGCTCGGGCAAGACCACGAGCACGGCCAAGCTCGCCAAGCGCCTCAAAGAAAAAGAGCGCAAGAAGGTGCTGATGGCGTCGCTCGACGTCAATCGCCCGGCGGCGCAGGAGCAGCTCGCCGTCCTCGGCACGCAGACCGATGTCGCGACGCTGCCGATCGTGCCCGGTCAGCAGCCGGTGGATATTGCCCGCCGCGCGCTCCAGTCCGCGAAGCTGCAGGGCTTCGACGTGCTGATGCTGGACACGGCCGGCCGCCTGCATGTCGATCAGGCGCTGATGGACGAGATGAAAGCGGTCGCGGATGTCGCGACGCCGGCTGAAATCCTGCTGGTCGTCGACAGCCTGACCGGCCAGGACGCCGTCAACGTCGCCAAGAGCTTCACCGAGCAGGTGCCGCTGACCGGCGTCGTCCTCACCCGCATGGACGGCGATGCGCGTGGGGGTGCCGCGCTCTCCATGCGTGCCGTCACCGGCCAGCCGATCAAGTTCGCGGGCACCGGCGAAAAGCTCGATGCCATCGAGCCCTTCCATCCCGCGCGGGTCGCGCAGCGCATCCTTGGTATGGGCGATGTCGTCAGCTTGGTCGAGCGCGCGGCGGAGACGATCCAGCAGGAAGATGCCGACAAGCTGGCCAAGCGCATGGCTGCCGGCAAGTTCGATCTCAACGATCTGCGCGCGCAGCTCAGCCAGATGCAGCGCATGGGCGGCCTCGGCATGCTCGCGGGCATGATCCCCGGCCTCAAAAAGGCGCAGGCGCAGATGACCAATGCCGGCGTCAACGACAAGACACTCGTTCACCTCGATGCGCTCATCGGCTCGATGACGCTCAAGGAACGGGAGAAGCCGGAATTGCTCAACGCCAAGCGCAAGATCCGCGTGGCCAAGGGCGCCGGTCTTCAGGTGCAGGACGTCAACCGTCTCCTCAAGATGCACAAGGAGATGGAAACCGCTATGAAGAAGATCAAGAAAATGGGCGGTCTCAAGGGACTGGCCAAGATGTTCGCGGGCGGCGGTGGCGGCGGCGGGCTGGGCGGTTTGCTCGGCGGTGGTGGCGGTACACCGGGAGCCGGGCAAGGCGATCTCAGCGCCCTCAAGGGCCTTCCGGGGATGCCGGACATGCCTAAACTTCCGCCGGGTTTTCAGAATTTTCTCAAGAAGTAA